The following nucleotide sequence is from Flavimarina sp. Hel_I_48.
ATTGTGGATTTTCAGGATTTTATAGTTGATATCATAACCCTGCGCAAACTTCACAAAATTGGTTACTGCGGTATCTACTTTGACTTTGTATGTAGGTACTTCCTGGTAAAGGTCGTCCTGCGTATAATTAAAGCCAAACTTAGCCGGATCTCCCATAATCTCTTTTAAAGCTAATATCCTGAACACATAACGACCGGTTTCTTCACCTAAAAGCAGATCGTAATAACTAGCTACATCTTGTTCCTCTAGACGTCTGTCAATACCTCTGTTCCCAGCATTATATGCAGCGGCGGCAAGCGTCCACGTGCCCCATTTCTTCTTGGAATCCTTAAGATATTTACAGGCAGCCACTGTTGCTTTTTCCACATTATAACGTTCATCCACATTATCATTCACTTCAAGTCCCAGATCTTTACCGGTACCCGGCATGAGCTGCCAAAAACCACGTGCGCCTGCCGGTGAAACAGCATGCGTGAGTCCACTTTCTATTACTGCCAGATATTTAAAATCGTCTGGTATCCCTTCTTTTTTGAGGATAGGTTCTATAATGGGAAAATATTTATTGGCCCGCTTTATAAGCAACAGTCCATTAGATTGCCAGTATGTATTTACCAGTAATTCCCTGTCCAGACGCTCCCGTATGTCAGGATCATTGAGTGGAGCTGGCTCGCCGGCAAAATTGACAGACTTGGGCAATGGGATGGCATACACATTATAGCCCTGTACAAGGTTTTTAGGATTTCCTTCCTGAGATTTAGCTTCTGTTTTTTGAACCTGTCCAGCATCCTGAGACGTGGTATTATTGGAAATTGGGGCATCCTGTACGGCCTGCACGGAAAATAGCGCGACTGCGACAATTCCTACACCCGCAAATATTGATTTGATCGCTTTCATAGTTAAAATTTCTTTAATGCAAATTACTGATTATTTTCTATAATTCGAGGTATGTTCTCATTAAACCACTTCCATTTTGTAATGACCATAATGTGGGTTCCGGAAGGTATGGTCACACACTCCCCAATGTATTTATGAGGAAAAACAGGGTCAGCATCCCCGTGTATATGCACGATTCCCTCTGGCGCGTCATTTTGTTCCCAGCAAAGCAATTCGCGTATTGCCCATTTTAAATAATGTGGATCATCAACCGAAAGATATTTTTTATACAGTTCCAGGCGGTATTCTATCTTTTTATTGGGTGCGTATTTTGACCAACTTTTCATACTTTTTGCCAGACTCACCGGTATAATGTTATACAATTTAAACTTCCTGGATAAACGCATTCGCCTGGGCAGTTCAAATTTTGTTTTGACACTACTTATGATGATGAGTTTTTTAACCGGAATAAGTTTGGCCATTTCCTGTACGATCACTCCGCCAAAACTTACCCCTATCAGCACAGGGTTTTCATGCGCAATATGCTCGGTCATACGCTGGGCGTACTGGACAATAGTCTCTCCAGTTTTGGGTATTTCCCAGCGCAGCAAATAGATCTTGTACTGCTCAGGGAATTTCCAGGATTCAAATATTTCTGGACTTGCGGCCATACCCGGCATCAGATAGACAGGTGTTATCATATTTATATTTTGGTCTTTAACACTCACTGTTATTGAAAAACCGTTAAATTTCTGTAAATTTACGGAAGCACAAACGTTAAAAAATAGTACCAACTACTTCAAATCCAAAAAAACCATCTGTTAACGTAATTAATCTTTAAAACAAAAGATATGGCTGTGATAAGCGAAATTGAACTGACCGATAATGAATTTTTGAGACAATTTGAAACTACTTTTGATGGCAAATTAGCCAAAATCGAATATGCCCTGCAAGATCGGAAAATCTTTCTGACCAAAATCAAAATGCCCGAAGGAAGCGAAGAGCATATGAACGATTTTATCATCACCGTTTTCAAAGAAGTAGAAGACAGGGAAATCAGACTGGTTCCCACCTGCCCGGAAATCGCAAAATTTATGCGCTCTAATCGTAGAAAGTACAAAAAACTGCTTCCGGTAGGAATCAATATCTAATTTCTCACGCATATACAAACCTGCTTTCTCAACACTTGTATCGATAAGTAACTGGCGATTATTAAGAAGAAACAACCACTTATTATCGAAAAACAACCTAAAAAACACTAAAAACAGCTCAATTTGACTAAAACAGGTCTTTTGAGCTGTTTTTTTATGCCATAACCCCTTGGTTTTCTTCAGTAAAAGAAAAGCGCAGGAGCCCATCCTCATCTATTTCTTTTAACTGAACTTCATGCGTAGTATTTACCAGCGCAGGATCCCAGGGTGTTTTCACTTTTACATAATTTTCGGTAAAACCGTGTATAAAGCCTTTTTTGTTCTCCCCCTCAAAAAGGACCTCGTGGGTAGAATCCAACTGTGATTCATAAAAAGCCCGGCGCTTCTTGGCAGAAAGGCCACGGAGCATTTTACTGCGTTTTTTCCTCTTTTTTAAGGAAATCCTGCCTTCCATAGTTGCGGCGGGGGTATCGTCCCGTTCAGAGTAGGTAAAAACATGCAAATAGGAAATATCCAGTTCCTGCAAAAAAGTATACGTATCCAGAAAGTGGGCATCAGTTTCCCCGGGAAATCCCACGATGACGTCCACACCTATACAACTGTCTGGCATTAGTTTCTTGATACGGTTCACGCGATCCACGTAAAGTTCACGACGATAACGCCGGCGCATCTTACCTAACATTTCATTATTGCCACTTTGCAGGGGAATGTGAAAATGAGGTACAAAAGCCCTGCTCTGAGCAACCACATCTATTGTTTCATCTTTCAATAAATTAGGTTCAATACTTGAAATGCGCAAACGTTCAATGCCGTCTACCTGATCAAGTGCTTTTACAAGGTCCAGAAATGTATGCTCATGTTTTTTGTTGCCAAATTCCCCTTTCCCGTAATCCCCTATATTCACTCCGGTAAGTACGATCTCCTTAATGTCCTGTGCCGCGATTTGCTCTGCATTCCTGACTACATTTTGCAATGTATCGCTTCGCGATATACCGCGCGCAAGCGGAATCGTACAATACGTACATTTGTAATCACAACCATCCTGAACTTTCAAAAAAGCCCGTGTACGATCCCCTATGGAATAAGAACTCACATAAAAATCGGCATCCTGTATCTCACAGCTATGCACTTCGCCAAAATCATTTTTACTAAGGTCATTGAGATATTGCGTGATCTTAAATTTCTCGGTAGCGCCCAGTACGAGGTCCACGCCATCCACATCGGCAAGTTCTTCAGGCTTGAGCTGGGCGTAACATCCCACCGCGGCCACAAACGCATCTGGATTTACACTTTGAGCCTTTTTTACGATACTTTTAAAACGCTTATCGGCATTTTCGGTCACGCTGCACGTGTTGATCACGTAAATATCTGCCGGTTCACTAAAATCTACCCTTTCAAAACCTTCATCCCTAAAATCGCGTGCGATCGTAGAGGT
It contains:
- a CDS encoding lytic transglycosylase domain-containing protein, with the protein product MKAIKSIFAGVGIVAVALFSVQAVQDAPISNNTTSQDAGQVQKTEAKSQEGNPKNLVQGYNVYAIPLPKSVNFAGEPAPLNDPDIRERLDRELLVNTYWQSNGLLLIKRANKYFPIIEPILKKEGIPDDFKYLAVIESGLTHAVSPAGARGFWQLMPGTGKDLGLEVNDNVDERYNVEKATVAACKYLKDSKKKWGTWTLAAAAYNAGNRGIDRRLEEQDVASYYDLLLGEETGRYVFRILALKEIMGDPAKFGFNYTQDDLYQEVPTYKVKVDTAVTNFVKFAQGYDINYKILKIHNPWLREDHLNNSSGKEYFIEIPKSGYYSPAVGN
- a CDS encoding alpha/beta fold hydrolase, coding for MITPVYLMPGMAASPEIFESWKFPEQYKIYLLRWEIPKTGETIVQYAQRMTEHIAHENPVLIGVSFGGVIVQEMAKLIPVKKLIIISSVKTKFELPRRMRLSRKFKLYNIIPVSLAKSMKSWSKYAPNKKIEYRLELYKKYLSVDDPHYLKWAIRELLCWEQNDAPEGIVHIHGDADPVFPHKYIGECVTIPSGTHIMVITKWKWFNENIPRIIENNQ
- a CDS encoding GNAT family N-acetyltransferase; this translates as MAVISEIELTDNEFLRQFETTFDGKLAKIEYALQDRKIFLTKIKMPEGSEEHMNDFIITVFKEVEDREIRLVPTCPEIAKFMRSNRRKYKKLLPVGINI
- the mtaB gene encoding tRNA (N(6)-L-threonylcarbamoyladenosine(37)-C(2))-methylthiotransferase MtaB, translating into MSTSGKKVAFHTLGCKLNFSETSTIARDFRDEGFERVDFSEPADIYVINTCSVTENADKRFKSIVKKAQSVNPDAFVAAVGCYAQLKPEELADVDGVDLVLGATEKFKITQYLNDLSKNDFGEVHSCEIQDADFYVSSYSIGDRTRAFLKVQDGCDYKCTYCTIPLARGISRSDTLQNVVRNAEQIAAQDIKEIVLTGVNIGDYGKGEFGNKKHEHTFLDLVKALDQVDGIERLRISSIEPNLLKDETIDVVAQSRAFVPHFHIPLQSGNNEMLGKMRRRYRRELYVDRVNRIKKLMPDSCIGVDVIVGFPGETDAHFLDTYTFLQELDISYLHVFTYSERDDTPAATMEGRISLKKRKKRSKMLRGLSAKKRRAFYESQLDSTHEVLFEGENKKGFIHGFTENYVKVKTPWDPALVNTTHEVQLKEIDEDGLLRFSFTEENQGVMA